A genomic window from Halorubrum trapanicum includes:
- a CDS encoding flagellar protein G, with the protein MASVPVSHLILFIASLVIAAGVVGTITTGVDRVSAAVEDAGLDATEQLRTDVTIISDPSAGVYNASGDQNVTLLIKNTGTYRLAPDGSDLDVVFNGAYVRPDALSGELVSADGANAWSRGDVLRLTINVNAIDGSSDGLVDGDHRVFITVNGDEELFQFRVEGGN; encoded by the coding sequence ATGGCCAGCGTCCCCGTCTCCCACCTCATCCTGTTCATCGCGAGCCTGGTGATCGCCGCCGGCGTCGTCGGCACCATCACGACCGGGGTCGACCGGGTGAGCGCCGCCGTCGAGGACGCCGGCCTCGACGCGACCGAACAGCTCCGGACCGACGTGACGATCATCTCGGACCCCAGCGCGGGGGTGTACAACGCGAGCGGCGACCAGAACGTCACGCTGTTGATAAAGAACACCGGCACCTATCGGTTGGCGCCCGACGGCTCCGACCTCGACGTCGTCTTCAACGGCGCGTACGTCCGACCGGACGCGCTCTCCGGGGAGCTGGTCTCCGCCGACGGCGCGAACGCGTGGAGCCGCGGCGACGTGTTACGGCTCACGATAAACGTCAACGCGATCGACGGGTCGAGCGACGGGCTCGTCGACGGGGACCACCGGGTGTTCATCACCGTCAACGGCGACGAGGAGCTGTTCCAGTTCCGCGTGGAGGGGGGTAACTGA
- a CDS encoding ATPase domain-containing protein — protein MPHDNLLSLGLGDRDRLNKELGGGIPRGSIVLMEGDYGAGKSAISQRFAYGLVQEGASVTMMSTELTVRGFIDQMHSLEYDMVKPLLQEELLFLHADFDSGGAFSDGDGERKELLKRLMEAEAMWNSDVVFLDTFDAIFRNDPTFEALVRKNEERQAALEIISFFREIISQGKVVVLTVDPSAVDDDAIGPFRSIADVFLQLEMIEVGNDIRRQINVKRFAGMGEQVGDTIGFSVRSGTGIVIESRSVA, from the coding sequence ATGCCCCACGACAACCTCCTCTCCCTCGGCCTCGGCGACCGCGACCGGCTCAACAAGGAGCTGGGCGGCGGTATCCCCCGCGGCAGCATCGTCCTCATGGAGGGCGACTACGGCGCGGGCAAGAGCGCAATCTCCCAGCGGTTCGCCTACGGCCTCGTCCAGGAGGGCGCCTCCGTCACGATGATGTCGACGGAGCTCACCGTCCGCGGGTTCATCGACCAGATGCACTCGCTGGAGTACGACATGGTGAAGCCGCTCCTCCAGGAGGAGCTGCTCTTCCTCCACGCCGACTTCGACTCCGGCGGCGCCTTCTCCGACGGCGACGGCGAGCGCAAGGAGCTGCTCAAGCGGCTGATGGAGGCCGAGGCGATGTGGAACTCCGACGTCGTCTTCCTCGACACGTTCGACGCCATCTTCCGGAACGACCCCACCTTCGAGGCCTTGGTGCGGAAGAACGAGGAGCGACAGGCCGCCCTGGAGATCATCTCCTTCTTCCGCGAGATCATCTCGCAGGGGAAGGTGGTCGTGCTCACCGTCGACCCCTCGGCCGTCGACGACGACGCCATCGGCCCCTTCCGGTCGATCGCGGACGTGTTCCTCCAGCTCGAGATGATCGAAGTCGGCAACGACATCCGCCGGCAGATCAACGTGAAGCGGTTCGCGGGCATGGGCGAGCAGGTCGGCGACACGATCGGGTTCTCGGTCCGTTCCGGAACCGGAATCGTCATCGAGAGCCGCAGCGTCGCCTAA
- a CDS encoding type II/IV secretion system ATPase subunit, giving the protein MTEHGTAKPSEELRKAAMRRPHLREHLREFKQITGEFPQFIEEPKDEYESDRPNVIYPVGGPIYSHIYGDLGQDTKYYAIEPEVSGPQAEILNEVKNRLLTVSGQHTAPENEAEYDDLIEELLEEVTHVDDSSTGWRRGLSKLKNFGKLSVTEETYENIRYRLNRDIVGLGPLEPVMRDPANEDIHVIGPKECHVDHGTFGMLETTVDFGTPKEFDNWLRNMGERIGDPLSDSDPIVDSTLPDGSRINIIYSDDVSLKGSSLTIRQGEEVPLSINQITNWGTLSPELAAYLWLCLENEQTVFVVGETASGKTTTLNAILSYIPDDSKIYTAEDTAEVIPPHSTWQQLLTREGGGEGSSDVDMFDLVAAALRSRPDYIIVGEVRGAEGRMAFQAAQTGHPVMLTFHASDIVSMIQRFTSEPINVPETFMDNADVALFQNRVKQGDQVLRRVTSVQEIEGYSKEMEGVVTREVFSWDPVEDEIVFQGMNNSYVLEEQIATLLGYADTRDIYDDLDFRAELIERMIQEGILGYHEVNDAINSFQRDGVEGLPFDMHRNTR; this is encoded by the coding sequence ATGACCGAACACGGCACCGCAAAACCGTCCGAAGAGCTCCGGAAGGCGGCCATGCGGCGGCCGCACCTCCGGGAGCACCTCCGCGAGTTCAAACAGATCACGGGGGAGTTCCCGCAGTTCATCGAGGAGCCGAAAGACGAGTACGAGTCCGACCGGCCGAACGTCATCTACCCGGTCGGCGGCCCCATTTACAGCCACATCTACGGCGACCTCGGGCAGGACACGAAGTACTACGCCATCGAGCCGGAGGTGTCCGGCCCGCAGGCGGAGATCCTCAACGAGGTGAAAAACCGGCTGCTCACCGTGAGCGGCCAGCACACCGCGCCGGAGAACGAGGCCGAGTACGACGACCTCATCGAGGAGCTGTTAGAGGAGGTCACGCACGTCGACGACAGTTCCACCGGCTGGCGCCGCGGGCTCTCGAAGCTGAAGAACTTCGGGAAGCTGTCGGTCACCGAGGAGACCTACGAGAACATCCGCTACCGGCTCAACCGCGACATCGTCGGGCTCGGGCCGCTCGAACCGGTGATGCGCGACCCGGCAAACGAGGACATCCACGTCATCGGCCCCAAGGAGTGCCACGTCGACCACGGCACGTTCGGCATGCTGGAGACGACCGTCGACTTCGGCACCCCGAAGGAGTTCGACAACTGGCTGCGCAACATGGGCGAGCGGATCGGGGACCCGCTCTCCGACTCCGACCCCATCGTCGACTCCACGCTGCCGGACGGGTCGCGTATCAACATCATCTACTCCGACGACGTGTCGCTGAAGGGCTCCTCGCTCACGATCCGGCAGGGCGAGGAGGTCCCCCTGTCGATCAACCAGATCACCAACTGGGGGACGCTCTCGCCGGAGCTGGCGGCGTACCTCTGGCTCTGCCTGGAGAACGAGCAGACGGTGTTCGTGGTCGGGGAGACGGCGTCCGGGAAGACGACGACGCTGAACGCCATCCTCTCGTACATCCCGGACGACTCGAAGATCTACACCGCGGAGGACACCGCGGAGGTCATCCCGCCGCACAGCACCTGGCAGCAGCTGTTGACCCGGGAGGGGGGCGGCGAGGGCTCCTCCGACGTGGACATGTTCGACCTCGTCGCCGCCGCGCTGCGGTCGCGTCCCGACTACATCATCGTGGGCGAGGTCCGCGGCGCCGAGGGTCGCATGGCGTTCCAGGCCGCCCAGACCGGCCACCCCGTGATGCTGACGTTCCACGCGTCCGACATCGTCTCGATGATCCAGCGGTTCACCTCCGAGCCGATCAACGTCCCGGAGACGTTCATGGACAACGCCGACGTGGCGCTGTTCCAGAACCGCGTGAAGCAGGGCGACCAGGTGCTGCGCCGCGTGACGAGCGTCCAGGAGATCGAGGGGTACTCCAAGGAGATGGAGGGGGTCGTCACCCGCGAGGTGTTCAGCTGGGACCCCGTCGAAGACGAGATCGTCTTCCAGGGGATGAACAACTCCTACGTGCTCGAAGAGCAGATCGCGACCCTGCTGGGGTACGCCGACACCCGCGACATCTACGACGACCTCGACTTCCGCGCGGAGCTGATCGAGCGGATGATCCAGGAGGGAATCCTCGGCTACCACGAGGTGAACGACGCGATCAACTCCTTCCAGCGCGACGGCGTCGAGGGGCTCCCCTTCGACATGCACCGGAACACGAGGTAG
- the flaJ gene encoding archaellar assembly protein FlaJ produces MAVKRMGDGLATAAKLTSEVMESYEQLDISKGKYVGLVLLPAVFVFLGSVVGLVALPLPFAARVPIPMFGGLVLFAAVIYPKIYLSSLETKIDNQLHLVMTHMTVLSTTNIDRMEVFRTLAQEEEYGVAAEEIGRVVHLVDTWNQSLDDACRRRAQEVPSDAMADFFDRLGYTMGAGQSLEEFLVSEQDVMLAQYETRYESALSNLEVMKDLYMSMILSMTFALVFAVVLPILTGNDPTATVAAVIVLFVFVQLGFYAMIRATSPYDPIWYHPDERAPGDLKLWGSLIGGGGLSFVLIGITAAGMFGYGPGLPGLLFFLDDVRLPLYLSVPISPLIITGVVLRNEEQAITARDGEFPSFVRALGATESAKQSTTTDVLTTLRDKNFGELSEAIERLYRRLNMRISTEGAWRAFTRDTRSYLIQKFSEMYLVGRRMGGDPKMLGELISKNMNAVNQLREQRRQAAMTFIGLLYGITAAATFAFFIGLEIVAILADLTSDFGLDQMDIGQIVYPGAYDIPLIEYLLLTVVLFNAALSSQMIRRIDGGNPANGYIHFVLLTWLGAGTAIATRTLVNAILSI; encoded by the coding sequence ATGGCCGTGAAACGGATGGGCGACGGGCTCGCGACGGCCGCCAAGCTGACCTCCGAGGTGATGGAGTCGTACGAGCAGCTCGACATCTCCAAGGGGAAGTACGTCGGCCTCGTGCTGCTGCCGGCCGTGTTCGTCTTCCTCGGGAGCGTCGTCGGCCTGGTCGCGCTTCCGCTCCCCTTCGCCGCCCGAGTCCCGATCCCGATGTTCGGCGGGCTCGTGCTGTTCGCGGCCGTCATCTACCCGAAGATCTACCTCTCCAGCCTGGAGACGAAGATCGACAACCAGCTGCACCTCGTGATGACCCACATGACGGTGCTGTCGACGACGAACATCGACCGGATGGAGGTGTTCCGGACGCTGGCGCAAGAGGAGGAGTACGGCGTCGCCGCCGAGGAGATCGGCCGCGTCGTCCACCTCGTCGACACGTGGAACCAGAGCCTCGACGACGCGTGTCGCCGCCGCGCGCAGGAGGTCCCCTCCGACGCCATGGCCGACTTCTTCGACCGCCTCGGCTACACGATGGGGGCGGGGCAGTCGTTAGAGGAGTTCCTCGTCTCCGAGCAGGACGTCATGCTCGCGCAGTACGAGACCCGCTACGAGTCCGCGCTCTCGAACCTGGAGGTGATGAAGGACCTGTACATGTCGATGATCCTCTCGATGACGTTCGCGCTGGTGTTCGCCGTCGTCCTCCCGATCCTCACGGGCAACGACCCGACCGCGACGGTCGCGGCCGTCATCGTCCTCTTCGTCTTCGTTCAGCTCGGCTTCTACGCGATGATCCGCGCGACGTCGCCGTACGACCCGATCTGGTACCACCCGGACGAGCGCGCGCCCGGCGACCTGAAGCTGTGGGGCTCTCTGATCGGCGGCGGCGGGCTCTCCTTCGTCCTCATCGGGATCACGGCCGCCGGGATGTTCGGCTACGGTCCCGGCCTCCCCGGCCTCCTCTTCTTCCTCGACGACGTGCGGCTGCCGCTGTACCTCTCGGTCCCCATCTCGCCGCTCATCATCACCGGGGTGGTCCTCCGGAACGAGGAGCAGGCGATCACGGCCCGCGACGGCGAGTTCCCGTCGTTCGTGCGCGCGCTGGGCGCGACCGAGAGCGCGAAGCAGTCGACGACCACGGACGTGCTGACGACGCTGCGCGACAAGAACTTCGGCGAGCTCTCCGAGGCCATCGAGCGGCTCTACCGCCGCCTCAACATGCGGATCAGCACCGAGGGCGCGTGGCGAGCGTTCACGCGCGACACGCGCTCGTACCTCATCCAGAAGTTCTCCGAGATGTACCTGGTCGGCCGGCGGATGGGCGGGGACCCGAAGATGCTCGGCGAGCTGATCTCGAAGAACATGAACGCCGTCAACCAGCTCCGCGAGCAGCGCCGCCAGGCGGCGATGACGTTCATCGGGCTGCTGTACGGGATCACGGCGGCCGCGACGTTCGCCTTCTTCATCGGGCTGGAGATCGTCGCGATCTTAGCCGACCTCACCTCCGACTTCGGGCTCGACCAGATGGACATCGGCCAGATCGTCTACCCCGGCGCGTACGACATCCCGCTCATCGAGTACCTCCTCCTGACGGTCGTGTTATTCAACGCGGCGCTCTCCTCGCAGATGATCCGCCGGATCGACGGCGGCAACCCCGCGAACGGCTACATCCACTTCGTCCTCCTGACGTGGCTCGGCGCGGGCACCGCCATCGCGACGCGGACGCTCGTCAACGCGATCCTGTCGATCTGA
- a CDS encoding helix-turn-helix domain-containing protein, translating into MPVDFESYRPTDLPDEDTNGRRILEFLARNPELGFRPSELAEELDVPRGSVGTTLRRLEQRGLVRHKGEYWAINAEAYDAHTAAQIGLRAVADAFAGDGYDRTDDWDADLPDLDADESGDESTDG; encoded by the coding sequence ATGCCGGTCGACTTCGAGAGCTACCGTCCCACGGATCTCCCGGACGAAGACACCAACGGGCGTCGGATCCTCGAGTTCCTCGCTCGGAACCCGGAGCTGGGATTCCGGCCGAGCGAGCTCGCGGAAGAGCTCGATGTCCCCCGCGGGAGCGTCGGCACGACCCTCAGGCGACTCGAACAGCGGGGGCTCGTCCGGCACAAGGGCGAGTACTGGGCCATCAACGCCGAGGCGTACGACGCCCACACCGCGGCCCAGATCGGTCTCCGCGCGGTCGCGGACGCGTTCGCGGGCGACGGCTACGACCGGACCGACGACTGGGACGCCGACCTCCCGGATCTCGACGCGGACGAGTCGGGAGACGAATCGACCGACGGCTGA
- a CDS encoding NAD(P)-dependent oxidoreductase, with protein sequence METVLVTGGRGASGRWVVDRLAGDYEVVVVDYDHPGLAVDPAPNVSFRAADLAERDQALDVVAAVDPDAVVHWAAIPVAGTHPEGRVFETNALAAKHVLDAAGRADAPVVQASSDGAYGFFFADPTPFPDELPITEAHPLRPEDPYGLSKVTAEAAAGAVARRHDVPAVSLRPSWIQYPGEYACRAEEYVTDLDAGAGNFWSYVDVRDVADLVATALADLLGDGPAVAPGTHEAVNCVAADNALGRPLLDLLRESYGEIPDACAVDESELTEGDDRGAYAIRKAERLFGWTPARAWRDAAAEAVAEPTLFEG encoded by the coding sequence ATGGAAACCGTCCTCGTCACCGGCGGCCGCGGCGCCTCCGGACGCTGGGTCGTCGACCGTCTCGCCGGCGACTACGAGGTCGTCGTCGTCGACTACGACCACCCGGGGCTCGCCGTCGACCCGGCTCCGAACGTCTCGTTCCGCGCGGCCGACCTCGCCGAGCGCGACCAGGCGCTCGACGTCGTCGCCGCCGTCGACCCCGACGCGGTCGTCCACTGGGCCGCGATCCCGGTCGCCGGCACCCACCCCGAGGGGCGGGTGTTCGAGACGAACGCGCTCGCCGCGAAGCACGTCCTCGACGCCGCCGGCCGCGCAGACGCCCCGGTCGTCCAGGCCTCCAGCGACGGCGCCTACGGCTTCTTCTTCGCCGATCCGACCCCGTTCCCGGACGAGCTACCGATAACCGAGGCCCACCCGCTCCGCCCCGAGGACCCGTACGGGCTCTCGAAGGTGACCGCGGAGGCGGCCGCGGGCGCTGTCGCGCGCCGCCACGACGTGCCCGCGGTCTCACTGCGCCCGTCGTGGATCCAGTACCCCGGCGAGTACGCCTGCCGCGCGGAGGAGTACGTGACCGACCTCGACGCGGGCGCCGGCAACTTCTGGTCGTACGTCGACGTCCGCGACGTGGCCGACCTCGTCGCGACCGCGCTCGCCGACCTTCTCGGCGACGGCCCCGCGGTCGCCCCCGGAACTCACGAGGCGGTCAACTGCGTCGCGGCCGACAACGCGCTCGGCCGGCCCCTGCTCGACCTCCTGCGGGAGTCGTACGGCGAGATTCCGGACGCCTGCGCGGTCGACGAGAGCGAACTCACCGAAGGCGACGACCGCGGCGCGTACGCGATCCGAAAGGCCGAGCGGCTGTTCGGGTGGACGCCGGCGCGCGCGTGGCGCGACGCGGCCGCCGAGGCGGTCGCCGAGCCGACGCTGTTCGAGGGGTAG
- the htpX gene encoding zinc metalloprotease HtpX produces MDWKTDWGLRGRMGFTMFLLFALYVVFIGVLTTYFGNFLFPMIMLGAFAVAQYFFSDKLALRSMGAREVSADEYPDLHRRIERLSQQADLPKPTVAVADTQVPNAFATGRNKKNATVAVTTGLLQALDEDELDGVLAHELAHVKNRDVMVMTIASFLSTIAFFIVRWGWLLGGDNRQGAPVIVAILVSLVVWVVSFLLIRALSRYREYSADRGAALITGQPGALASALMTIDGRMDKVPEEDLREEAEMNAFFIIPIKAGFVGKIASTHPSTENRIEKLRELEKEMETA; encoded by the coding sequence ATGGACTGGAAGACAGACTGGGGACTCCGTGGACGGATGGGGTTCACGATGTTCCTCCTCTTCGCCCTCTACGTCGTGTTCATCGGCGTGCTGACTACCTACTTCGGGAACTTCCTGTTCCCGATGATCATGCTCGGCGCGTTCGCGGTCGCGCAGTACTTCTTCAGCGACAAGCTGGCGCTGCGGAGCATGGGCGCCCGCGAGGTGAGCGCCGACGAGTACCCGGACCTCCACCGCCGGATCGAGCGGCTGAGCCAGCAGGCCGATCTGCCGAAGCCGACCGTGGCGGTCGCGGACACGCAGGTGCCGAACGCGTTCGCCACCGGCCGGAACAAGAAGAACGCGACCGTCGCGGTGACGACCGGGCTGCTCCAGGCGCTCGACGAGGACGAACTCGACGGCGTGCTCGCCCACGAGCTCGCCCACGTCAAGAACCGCGACGTGATGGTGATGACCATCGCCTCGTTCCTCTCGACGATCGCCTTCTTCATCGTCCGGTGGGGGTGGCTGCTGGGCGGCGACAACCGGCAGGGCGCGCCCGTCATCGTCGCCATCCTGGTGTCGCTCGTCGTGTGGGTCGTCTCGTTCCTCCTGATCCGCGCGCTCTCGCGCTACCGCGAGTACTCCGCCGACCGCGGCGCGGCGCTGATCACCGGGCAGCCCGGCGCGCTCGCCTCGGCGCTGATGACGATCGACGGCCGGATGGACAAGGTGCCCGAGGAGGACCTCCGCGAGGAGGCGGAGATGAACGCGTTCTTCATCATCCCGATCAAGGCCGGCTTCGTCGGGAAGATCGCCTCGACGCACCCCTCGACGGAGAACCGCATCGAGAAGCTCCGCGAGCTGGAAAAGGAAATGGAGACGGCCTGA
- a CDS encoding TIGR00296 family protein has protein sequence MSEAQTVQLSYDDGARAVELAREAVESFVRHGQREQPGSMREAFYARTGAFVRLQSTRGRGRLRGCAGARDTSDQLGHAIVEAAIKAASGDSCGSEVEPKELDNITVSVFVVSNTVLTNDPAEDLEIGTHGVAVDSGNAHGWLYPTVPVENGWSAAEFLSRTCRKAKLSPTAWQEEDTMVTLIEGQVFRERADGGAVEEL, from the coding sequence ATGTCCGAGGCTCAGACCGTTCAGCTGTCGTACGACGACGGTGCACGAGCGGTCGAACTCGCGCGGGAGGCGGTCGAGTCGTTCGTTCGACACGGGCAACGCGAACAGCCCGGCAGCATGCGAGAGGCGTTCTACGCCCGCACGGGCGCCTTCGTCCGGCTCCAGTCCACCCGGGGTCGCGGCCGCCTCCGCGGCTGCGCCGGCGCGCGGGACACCTCAGATCAGCTCGGCCACGCCATCGTCGAGGCCGCGATCAAGGCGGCCTCCGGCGACTCCTGCGGCTCCGAGGTGGAGCCGAAGGAGCTCGACAACATCACCGTCTCCGTGTTCGTCGTCTCCAACACCGTCCTCACGAACGACCCGGCCGAGGACCTCGAGATCGGCACCCACGGCGTCGCCGTCGACAGCGGCAACGCCCACGGCTGGCTCTACCCGACGGTCCCCGTCGAGAACGGCTGGTCGGCCGCGGAGTTCCTCTCGCGCACCTGCCGCAAGGCGAAGCTCTCGCCCACCGCGTGGCAGGAGGAGGACACGATGGTGACGCTCATCGAGGGGCAGGTGTTCCGGGAGCGCGCCGACGGCGGCGCCGTCGAGGAGCTGTAG
- a CDS encoding nicotinate phosphoribosyltransferase, with protein sequence MSEFDIVDAAAVREGRATDAYFERTEAALEAADRNPRVVAEVTADQFPDGEFELFAGLGNAVELLAGRDVDVDAIPEGRLFDGGPVMRIEGPYLAFARLETSLLGFLSHASGMATAALDCRVAAPDSQLLSFGARHVHPAMTAAVERSALVAGFDGFSHVAAGELIGREASGTMPHALAICFGRGEQEAAWRAYDEGVPADAPRIALCDTYSDEVDEVLRAVETLGDDLDGVRLDTTGSRRGDFRHIIREVGWELDARGHEDVDVYVSGGLGPADLRELRDAVDGFGVGGYVSNADPVDFALDLVAVGGEPAAKRGKLSGAKDVYRTADGAHAVGLADRSGPEGAESLMEPVIRDGEVVAEGAFDLSAATERALADAEAVEYGTSD encoded by the coding sequence ATGAGCGAGTTCGACATCGTCGACGCGGCCGCGGTCCGGGAGGGCCGCGCGACCGACGCGTACTTCGAGCGGACCGAGGCGGCGCTGGAGGCGGCCGACCGGAACCCGCGCGTCGTGGCCGAGGTGACCGCGGACCAGTTCCCGGACGGGGAGTTCGAGCTGTTCGCCGGCCTCGGCAACGCCGTCGAGCTGCTCGCCGGCCGCGACGTCGACGTCGACGCGATCCCGGAGGGACGCCTGTTCGACGGCGGCCCGGTGATGCGGATCGAGGGGCCGTACCTGGCGTTCGCGCGGCTGGAGACGTCGCTCCTGGGCTTCCTTTCACACGCCTCCGGGATGGCGACGGCGGCGCTCGACTGCCGGGTCGCCGCGCCCGACTCGCAGCTCCTCTCGTTCGGCGCGCGCCACGTCCACCCCGCGATGACCGCCGCGGTCGAGCGGTCGGCGCTCGTCGCCGGCTTCGACGGGTTCTCGCACGTCGCCGCCGGGGAGCTGATCGGTCGGGAGGCGTCCGGGACGATGCCCCACGCGCTCGCCATCTGCTTCGGGCGTGGCGAACAGGAGGCCGCGTGGCGCGCCTACGACGAGGGCGTCCCCGCGGACGCGCCCCGGATCGCGCTGTGTGACACCTACTCCGACGAGGTCGACGAGGTGCTCCGCGCGGTCGAGACGCTCGGCGACGACCTCGACGGCGTCCGCCTCGACACGACCGGCTCCCGGCGCGGCGACTTTCGGCACATCATCCGCGAAGTTGGGTGGGAGCTCGACGCGCGCGGCCACGAGGACGTCGACGTGTACGTCTCCGGCGGGCTCGGCCCCGCGGACCTCCGGGAGCTGCGCGACGCCGTCGACGGGTTCGGCGTCGGCGGCTACGTCTCCAACGCGGACCCGGTCGACTTCGCGCTCGACCTCGTCGCCGTCGGCGGCGAGCCGGCGGCCAAGCGGGGGAAGCTCTCCGGCGCGAAGGACGTCTACCGCACCGCCGACGGCGCGCACGCGGTCGGGCTCGCGGACCGCTCGGGCCCGGAGGGCGCCGAGTCGCTCATGGAGCCCGTGATCCGCGACGGGGAGGTGGTCGCCGAGGGCGCGTTCGACCTGTCGGCGGCGACGGAGCGGGCGCTCGCGGACGCGGAAGCAGTTGAGTACGGAACGAGCGACTGA
- a CDS encoding Hvo_1808 family surface protein — protein sequence MRRVLTPSTAAAVVAAAALLCVAFTAGVAAAPDTGAVPSASASGPGTPGATPSASADECGPGDGTELVGCWNGTHYEESVDFAETDGLNESQLSALTDLTMARVEHVRQRPFKRDVPVETVTRSEYVNDTASGNGSEAFRRWNDQVWEALFVVGDDTNANDEIDSVFGGAVSGFYSPAQDRIVIVVPDGESPDIDPSTLAHELLHAMQDQYHDLTRPRYVGATQDGDLAVDGIVEGEAVHVEERYAARCADNWTCAEAPEGGGGGGDGADFNFGILQTVLQPYGDGALYVRELRAEGGWAAVNETMNDPPTSTAEVIHRNPDYEEGNVTFENSATEGWETYPDQGVDGAETAGEASMFVMFWYQSLEYRYAVLEPDATVRQNVQIHLDTEADLRTRATYNYAHPVTGGWAGDELYPYRNGDRDGYVWATEWQTEADAAAFRDAYVRMLAAHGDGEYARGTVYEIGEESDFPGAYGVERDGTSVTITHAPSPEGVLELRPEADLALPDANGTDGGDGNDGGDGDGNSSDGGDGTDGGDGNGSGDTDGDDGNGSGGTDGDDGNGSGDTDDSTPGFGVAAAVAALAALGLLARRSA from the coding sequence ATGCGACGGGTTCTCACCCCATCGACCGCGGCCGCGGTCGTCGCCGCGGCCGCCCTCCTGTGTGTCGCCTTCACCGCCGGCGTCGCCGCCGCTCCGGACACCGGCGCGGTCCCCTCCGCGTCCGCCAGCGGGCCGGGGACACCGGGCGCGACGCCCTCCGCGTCGGCCGACGAGTGCGGTCCCGGCGACGGCACCGAACTAGTGGGCTGTTGGAACGGGACCCACTACGAGGAGTCGGTCGACTTCGCGGAGACGGACGGGCTCAACGAGTCCCAGCTGTCGGCGCTGACCGACCTCACGATGGCCCGCGTCGAACACGTCCGGCAGCGGCCGTTCAAGCGGGACGTGCCGGTCGAGACGGTCACCCGGAGCGAGTACGTCAACGACACCGCGAGCGGCAACGGCTCCGAGGCGTTCCGGCGCTGGAACGACCAAGTGTGGGAGGCGCTGTTCGTCGTCGGCGACGACACGAACGCGAACGACGAGATCGACTCCGTGTTCGGCGGCGCGGTCTCCGGCTTCTACTCGCCCGCGCAGGACCGGATCGTCATCGTCGTCCCCGACGGCGAATCGCCCGACATCGACCCCTCGACGCTCGCGCACGAACTCCTCCACGCGATGCAAGACCAGTACCACGACCTCACCCGGCCCCGCTACGTCGGCGCCACGCAGGACGGCGACCTCGCGGTGGACGGGATCGTGGAGGGGGAGGCGGTCCACGTCGAGGAGCGCTACGCCGCCCGCTGCGCGGATAACTGGACCTGCGCCGAGGCGCCCGAGGGCGGCGGAGGCGGCGGCGACGGCGCCGACTTCAACTTCGGCATCCTCCAGACCGTCCTCCAGCCGTACGGCGACGGCGCGCTGTACGTCCGCGAGCTCCGCGCCGAGGGCGGGTGGGCGGCCGTCAACGAGACGATGAACGACCCGCCGACGTCGACGGCGGAGGTTATCCATCGGAACCCCGACTACGAGGAGGGCAACGTCACGTTCGAGAACTCGGCGACCGAGGGGTGGGAGACCTACCCGGACCAGGGCGTCGACGGCGCGGAGACCGCGGGCGAGGCGTCGATGTTCGTGATGTTCTGGTACCAGAGCCTGGAGTACCGGTACGCCGTGTTAGAGCCCGACGCGACCGTCCGGCAGAACGTCCAGATCCACCTCGACACGGAGGCCGACCTCCGGACGCGCGCGACCTACAACTACGCGCACCCCGTGACGGGCGGGTGGGCCGGCGACGAGCTGTACCCCTACCGGAACGGGGACCGCGACGGCTACGTCTGGGCGACCGAGTGGCAGACCGAGGCGGACGCCGCGGCGTTCCGCGACGCCTACGTGCGGATGCTGGCCGCGCACGGCGACGGCGAGTACGCGCGGGGGACCGTCTACGAGATCGGCGAGGAGAGCGACTTCCCCGGCGCGTACGGCGTCGAGCGCGACGGGACGAGCGTGACGATAACCCACGCGCCCTCGCCGGAGGGCGTCCTCGAACTCCGGCCGGAGGCCGACCTCGCGCTCCCGGACGCGAACGGCACCGACGGCGGCGACGGAAACGACGGCGGAGACGGCGACGGCAACAGCAGCGACGGGGGTGACGGCACTGACGGCGGCGACGGGAACGGAAGCGGCGACACTGACGGCGACGACGGGAACGGAAGCGGCGGCACTGACGGCGACGACGGGAACGGGAGCGGGGACACGGACGACAGCACCCCCGGGTTCGGCGTCGCGGCGGCGGTCGCGGCGCTCGCGGCGCTCGGACTGCTCGCGCGGCGGTCGGCGTGA